GCGTGTCTCCGTGCACGAAGTGGTACGCCAGGTAGCACACCAGGAAGAGCGCCGAGGACGCGAACGCGGACACCATGAGGTACTGGTGCACCCGCCGTGCTCCCCGGCGGATGGCCACCCAGCCCGCGGCCAGGAATGTCGCCGCCAGCGCGTTGAAGCTCGCGTTCACCGCCGGCAGGAAGCGCAGATCCACCCCCTCCACCGGTCCTCCCCGGCGGATGAGGAGGATGTACGCGAGGAAGGCCAGCGCCGCGGCGGACACCACCGCGGTGAAGATGAAGAAGTTGCGATCGCTCACCCGGGTGAGCGGAGCGTGGGCGGCATCAGACATGGCACACCTTTCTGTCCTGCTTGTGCCTTGCATGCAACCGGCGCCTCACCCAGGACGTTTTTCTCATTTTGTTTCACTCTGAGTAGTGTGGGCATATAGCAATTAAGTTGAATTCCTGGCATAAGTGGCGCCGTCGTTTCCCCCCGCTGCGCCCCCCGGAGGTTCCCGTGCGATTCGCACGCTGCTTCCTCGCTCCCCTGGTAACCACCGCCCTGATGGGCGCCACCGCCGCCCTGGCGGATGGTCCGGTGTGTGCCCCGGTGTCGAAGGTTCCCCTCGAGCGCCACCTGCGCCAACTCTCCCTGGATCTGCTCGGCCGTCCACCCACCTATGAGGAGTACAAGGCCGCCCAGGCCAAGGGTGAGGTGACGGTCGAGGATGTCCGTGCCCTCATGCAGAAGGAGGAGTTCTACTCCCGCATCCGCGCCTACCACCGCGCGCTGCTGTGGAGCAACGTGAGCTCCAGCGTCAACAACAACGGCAACTCGCGCCTGTCCGGCGCGGGCTCCGCCACGGACGCGTACTCCCTGCGCGGCAACAGCAGCCGCCAGTTGCGCGGCGCCAACGGCCAGGGCTGTGACAGCTTCATCCCCCAGGACTCGTGCAACAGCCCGCGGCAGGATCCGCATGCCGAGCCCACCGCCGCCAAGACGTGCTACGACACGCGCGGCGTCCCGCTGCCGGTGAGCTGGGACTACGACACCACCTACTACCGCTGCGACCGGTTGGATCAGAACCCCACCGACGCCACCATCACCTCGTGTGAGCTGGCGGTGTCCAAGGGGCGCATCCCCGCCAAGTACCTCTACTTCTGCGACATGCGGCGCCAGTCCAACGGCACGCTGCTGCCGCACCTGTGCCTGCCGGATCCGACGAAGACCAACGCGGCCGCGCTCTCGGAAGAGGTGCTGGCCACGGACGGCTCGGGCCGGGTGGTCGGCTTCAAGCACCCCAATCCCACGTCCTCCACGCCGCTGACGCGGCTCGACCGGTGCTCGCTGGAGCTCGGCGAGAGGAAGGACAACCGGGGCTTCCCCATCAACGGTGCCTACCAGCCGCAGAATGGCTGCATCCAGCGCGAGGGCTACGTGACCCGGCCCGCGCCCTTCTGGAGCACCACGGGGGCCGAGGTGCGGGTGTGCGCCATCGAGGCGCAGACGCGTGTGTCCAACCCGTGGACGATGGAGTCCTGCACCACCACGCGCTTCAACAACGATCGCAGCTGCGGCTGTGGTGATCGAATGGAGCGCTGCGAGGTGGCCGACAACACCGTCAACGTCCACAGGCTGCGCGTGGATGCCATCAACGCCGAGCCCGAGCTCATCGCCGACTCGGTGGTGCGCCGCGACGAGCCCTACTTCAACATCCTCACCACGCCGCGCTCGTTCCTCAACGGCCCGCTCTCCGAGCTCTACCGCAGCCCGCAGCAGGGCCTGGGCGTGTTGAGCATCAGCCCGCCGGCGGACGCCACGGCGCTGCCCGTGGTGCCCTTCGCGGAGACGGCCACCTGGAAGGAGTACGTGCGCGAGTCCGAGCACTCGGGAGTGCTCACCACGCCTTCCTTCCTCTACCGCTTCCCCACCCAGCGCGCCCGCGTCAACCAGTTCTACGCGGCCTTCCTGTGCAAGTCGTTCGCCCCGCCGGACAACGCGCGCCAGCCGGCCGCCGAGGACGCGTGCAACCGGGAGAACAACCTGGCCAAGCGCTGCGGCTGCAACTACTGCCACGCCACCATCGAGCCCACCGGCGCCCACTGGGGCCGCTACGCCGAGCGCGGCGCCCTCTTCCTGGATCCCTCCCACTTCCCCCGGTTCGATCCCAAGTGCCGCGACTGCGCGCTCTCGGGCAACACCACCTGCAACAACGAGTGCGGCCAGTACGTGATGCAGGCCTACGACGGCGACGGCGCCAGCTCGCTGGGCATGCTCAAGACGTACCTCTACCGCACCGCGGACGAGGAGCAGAACATCGAAGGCGGCCCGCAGCTGCTGGTGCAGCGCATGATGCAGACGGGCGAGCTGGAGCGCTGCACGGTGCGGCGCGTCTGGCAGGAGTTCCTCGGCCGGCCCATGTCCGCCGAGGAGAAGCGCCTCTACCTGGAGCCGCTCGCCGAGGATTTCGCGCGAGACGGCCACCGCTTCAAGGCGCTCATCGAGCGTCTGGTGATGACCGACGCCTACCGGAGGATCGACTGATGCGCCGCCTGCTCATGCTCGCGCTCGTCGCGCTCGGCGCCGCCGCGTGCGAGAAGACCCCGTCCACTCCTCCCCCGGAGGAGGGACAGATGCAGCCCGTCATCAACCCGCACGCGTCGTCGGTGACGCCGCTGCCGGACCCGGAGCTGCAGGACGGCCGGGTGGGGCGCTCGCCGCGCCGCATCACCGTCAACCAGCTCGCCCGCTCCATCGAGGTGGCCGTGGGCCGGCCGTGGACCGGGCTCGAGGGCGTGGCCACCTCGCTGGGACGGCCGGACTACGCGCTCATCAACCAGGAGAGCACCGAGCCCAACCTCGTCTTCGCCAAGTTCCTCGAGGACGGGGCCCGCGAGGTGTGTCTGGCCCAGGCGGCGGCCGAGGTGAAGCTGACCGACCCGGCGCAGCGCGTGCTCAGCCGCACCCTGCCCACGGGGGCGGTGAGCGACCTGCGCAAGCTGTCGGACACCCAGGTGCGTGACATGCTCGGCTACCTGTCCACCCGCTTCTGGGGTGCGCCGCTGCAGGGCGAGGAGCTGACGCGCTGGGCGGGTTTCTTCACCCAGGCGGCCACGCGCGCCGAGACCATCCAGAAGCGAGACCAGGCGCTGGCGGCGGTGTGCATCGCGCTGATGACGGACTCGCGCTTCCTCACCTACTGACGGCACGGGGAGATGCATCCATGAAGAAGAACCCAGAGACCTCTACCGGCCGCCGGACCTTCCTGAAGGCCGCCGCCGGCTTCATGGGCGCCACCGTGTTCGGTGGCCTGCCCTTCCGCGCCTTCGCCCAGGCCTCCGCCCTGGCGCCCGCGGACCGCTGCTTCGTCTTCGTCTACTTCTCGGGAGGGTGGGATCAGCTGCTCGCCTTCGACCCGAGGGATCCGACGATCTTCACCGTGGACAGGATCGCCGAGACGCGCATCCAGCCGGGCTACGACCTGTTCACCGACGCGCGCTTCCCGAACCGGCCCGTCGTGCCGCCCACGCGCTCGGGCGCGGCGCCTTCCAAGATCACCTTCG
This DNA window, taken from Archangium lipolyticum, encodes the following:
- a CDS encoding DUF420 domain-containing protein — its product is MSDAAHAPLTRVSDRNFFIFTAVVSAAALAFLAYILLIRRGGPVEGVDLRFLPAVNASFNALAATFLAAGWVAIRRGARRVHQYLMVSAFASSALFLVCYLAYHFVHGDTRYAGTGMMRTVYLLILASHVLLSLFVVPGALLAFYFAWRNAFAKHRKVTRWLAPIWLYVSVTGVVIFFMLRGSLPAVP
- a CDS encoding DUF1585 domain-containing protein — its product is MRFARCFLAPLVTTALMGATAALADGPVCAPVSKVPLERHLRQLSLDLLGRPPTYEEYKAAQAKGEVTVEDVRALMQKEEFYSRIRAYHRALLWSNVSSSVNNNGNSRLSGAGSATDAYSLRGNSSRQLRGANGQGCDSFIPQDSCNSPRQDPHAEPTAAKTCYDTRGVPLPVSWDYDTTYYRCDRLDQNPTDATITSCELAVSKGRIPAKYLYFCDMRRQSNGTLLPHLCLPDPTKTNAAALSEEVLATDGSGRVVGFKHPNPTSSTPLTRLDRCSLELGERKDNRGFPINGAYQPQNGCIQREGYVTRPAPFWSTTGAEVRVCAIEAQTRVSNPWTMESCTTTRFNNDRSCGCGDRMERCEVADNTVNVHRLRVDAINAEPELIADSVVRRDEPYFNILTTPRSFLNGPLSELYRSPQQGLGVLSISPPADATALPVVPFAETATWKEYVRESEHSGVLTTPSFLYRFPTQRARVNQFYAAFLCKSFAPPDNARQPAAEDACNRENNLAKRCGCNYCHATIEPTGAHWGRYAERGALFLDPSHFPRFDPKCRDCALSGNTTCNNECGQYVMQAYDGDGASSLGMLKTYLYRTADEEQNIEGGPQLLVQRMMQTGELERCTVRRVWQEFLGRPMSAEEKRLYLEPLAEDFARDGHRFKALIERLVMTDAYRRID